A window of the Egibacter rhizosphaerae genome harbors these coding sequences:
- a CDS encoding acyltransferase family protein — protein sequence MASATPAVAAPAGLRGRLGSLDAFRGFTVASMIFVSSLGGGSANAPYQLTHVQWHGATFRDLIAPFFLFAMGMAMAFALARYVEGRTEESPWPGVVRRGALLVLIGFALNFALYELPETDLSTFRIMGVLQRIGLAYLAAATIVLLVRSVGAQVAIGLVILVGYGIALATVPVPGAGAGVLTPEGNLAGYVDRLVLTEAHLHRGGPFDPEGLLSTIPSVVTVMLGWWTGRWLRSHESRSTAPDAVSSGSSARPGRAGVLGLLVAAGLLGVGGGLALGELQPVNKAMWTPAFVLLTAGWGWLILAGFYGLVELVGMRRLGWTFEVFGRNALFAFTVPRVIAHLLDLWEVGPEGEGAFTYAYEGTIEVWAEPLFGVATASVLYGLLVTVVWWGIHYGMYRRGWFVRL from the coding sequence ATGGCTAGCGCCACTCCCGCCGTCGCCGCGCCCGCCGGCCTGCGTGGCCGACTGGGCTCGCTCGACGCGTTTCGCGGCTTCACGGTCGCCTCGATGATCTTCGTGTCGAGCCTCGGCGGGGGCTCGGCGAACGCGCCGTACCAGCTGACCCACGTGCAGTGGCACGGCGCGACCTTCCGCGACCTGATCGCGCCGTTCTTCCTCTTCGCGATGGGCATGGCGATGGCGTTCGCCCTCGCCCGCTACGTCGAGGGACGCACCGAGGAGTCCCCGTGGCCCGGCGTGGTGCGGCGGGGTGCGCTGCTCGTGCTGATCGGGTTCGCGCTGAACTTCGCGCTCTACGAGCTGCCCGAGACCGACCTGTCGACGTTCCGGATCATGGGCGTGCTCCAGCGCATCGGGCTGGCCTACCTCGCGGCCGCCACGATCGTGCTGCTCGTGCGCTCGGTGGGAGCCCAGGTCGCGATCGGCCTCGTCATCCTGGTCGGCTACGGCATCGCGCTCGCGACCGTGCCCGTGCCGGGCGCGGGAGCCGGGGTCCTGACCCCCGAGGGCAACCTCGCGGGCTACGTCGATCGGCTCGTGCTCACCGAGGCGCACCTGCACCGCGGCGGGCCCTTCGATCCCGAGGGGCTGCTGTCGACCATCCCGTCGGTCGTGACCGTGATGCTCGGGTGGTGGACCGGGCGCTGGCTGCGCAGCCACGAGTCGCGGTCGACCGCACCGGACGCGGTGTCCTCGGGCTCGTCGGCGCGGCCGGGCCGGGCCGGCGTGCTCGGGCTCCTGGTCGCCGCCGGGCTGCTCGGCGTGGGGGGCGGCCTCGCGCTCGGCGAGCTCCAGCCGGTGAACAAGGCGATGTGGACACCCGCGTTCGTGCTGCTCACCGCCGGCTGGGGGTGGCTGATCCTCGCCGGCTTCTACGGGCTCGTGGAGCTGGTCGGGATGCGCCGGCTCGGGTGGACGTTCGAGGTGTTCGGCCGCAACGCGCTGTTCGCGTTCACCGTGCCGCGGGTCATCGCCCACCTCCTGGACCTGTGGGAGGTCGGCCCCGAGGGCGAGGGCGCGTTCACCTACGCCTACGAGGGCACGATCGAGGTGTGGGCGGAGCCGCTGTTCGGGGTCGCCACCGCGTCGGTGCTCTACGGTCTGCTCGTCACCGTCGTGTGGTGGGGGATCCACTACGGCATGTACCGGCGCGGCTGGTTCGTCCGCCTCTGA